The Thermococcus henrietii genome segment GCCGAAGATGTGAAGGTACTTCTCCCTGAGGTTCTCCTTAATCAGCTCGTAGAACTCCGGCTCGTCCGGCCCAAGGTCGTAGCTCCTCGGCTTTCCGAACTGGACCCTCTTCGTCGTCACCGCTATCGGTGAGAGGGTGACGAACTTTCGCCCGCTCAGTTTTTCCGGTTCCTTGACGGCCTTGACCTCCTCCACGACGAACTTTTCACCCCAGAGCTCGACCTCCGGCTTCTGAAGTATGCCCCCGATGAACGCCTCGGCAATGCTCGGCACGGCGGTGGAGAAATAGAAGTACGCTCTTCCGGAGCCCAGGAAGTACGGCCTGCACCTCTCCAACGTCCTCCTCTCGGTCATGAAGAGGGAGTACGTGAACAGCTTCGGCACCTTCGGCGAATGAAGGCTCAGGCTGAGGTCCGGATCAACGCGCTGGATTCTCCTGTAGATCAGCCCCTGGAGCTGGTGCTGGTGGTTGAAGGGAACGCGGTAGGATTCATTCTCCGGGAGGAGTCTTATTGCAAACCTCATGGGATCACCCGAACGGCTTATCTTCACACCCGATCCTTAAAAGATTTTCCACTGCAGAAGAAAAGATCCGGGTTTGGGGAAAGTTGGAAAGGAGAAGACAGATGGAGTTGAAACGTGCCGAAAGTCCCGATCACCCGACCCTCTTCAGCTTCACGACCTCCTTTGCGAACTCCTCCAGCACTTCCTTGCGCATGCCCTCAAAGAATTTGATTGACCCCGCGTAGCTGTGGCCTCCTCCTTCAATTCCAGCTGAAGGCAGCTTTTCCTGGAGCCGCGGGATTATCTCGTTGAGGTCAAAGCTGTAAGCCGCCATCCCGTCGCTCGCTCTAACCACGGCGAAGTCCGGTCCGTAGGCGAGGGTTAAGATTGGAGAATCCTCGCCGTACTTCTCCTTGAAGTGGTCGTGGATTAAACCGCTCAGCTTGCCCGGTGAAGGATAGCTGAACTTCGGCGCGAAGAGCTCGACATCGATGGTGTTGAACCTTATGCCGTTGGGCAGAACGACGCTCTTGACGTGCGGTAGAGATGCCTTCAGCGCTTTCTCCTGCTTCTCCTTGACCTCTGGGTAAATCGCGTTTATCAGCTCGCGGTGCCTCTGCAGGTTCCCGGTCAGGAGGAGAATCTCGTCTATTATCCCGTGCCCGTCCATGAACTTCCAGTAGAAGGCCTCGTGGTCTATGACCTCGGCAATCTTCTTCAGGTCTTCCTCGGTGAGGCCCTTCGCCTTCTTGGCAATCTCAAGGTACTGGTAGAACTCCGGCGCCTTGCTTCTGTCGCCGGTTCCAGCGATGGCGGGCAGGTGCTTTATCTTGTCCTCAACGTCGGGGTTGACGAAGCGGGCCACCTCGGTGGCAAGCATTCCGGCAGTTAGTTCGTAGTAACCGCGCTTGACGTGGTGCGGATTGACGTGAACATCGACGTACTCATCCACCTTAGCCTTGTCCTCGCTCACCCACTCGCGCGGGTCGTGGTGGTCTATGACCACTATTGGGACCCCGTAGGCCTTTATCCTCTTGTAGGCCGGGATGTCCTCACTCGTTCCGCCGTTGTCCACTATCACGACGAGCGGAAGCGGGTCGCCGAACTTCTCGTGGTCCTCGACCATGAAGATTATGTCCTTGAGCACATCTTCCAGCTCGTAGAAGGGAGCCCTGCTCGGTCTGCGCTTGAAGAGCTTCCACCTCGCCCCCGGGTCCGGCGAGATGCTCTCTATCAGCGGGACTATCGCGTATTCAAGGGCCAGGCCTGAGGTGTATCCGTCGGTATCCGAATGGTGCCTCAGGAGAATCGGCCTGCCCTCAAAGATTGCCCTGCGTATCATGAATGCGGCCTTCATAATCTTCGGCTTGAGCTTCTCTAAGACCTCACTCTGGATTAGGAAGCCAACGTCCTTCGGCTGGGCGCGCTTGTCGAGCTCGGCCTCTATCTGTTGCTTCACCCTCGCCGCGTCCGGCCCCCAGAGCCTTGCCATGTCGCTGACTTCAATCTGAATCTCGCCCGAGTGGAAGGCTATCTTGCCTATGACCTCCACGATGTCGCCGACGTTTATGTTCGGGTAGGCCCTCACTCCCGGCGCCTCAAAGGCGGCCGCCCAGGTTATTCCCGTTCCGTCGGTTATCGTGAAGACCGTCGGCCCGCCGGTGACCTGTATCTGGGTGACCCTTCCCTGTATCCTCACGGTCTTTCCGGCCATGTCCTTGCTGAGCTCGGCTATCGGCGTTACGGGCAGTTCCTTCTTGACGACGACGGTCTTGTAGTGCCTCTGGGGCGACTCGATGAGGTCTATCTCCCTCTTGTCGGGTCTGACGTCGAGAACCTGAACGATTATCTCCTGTCCCGGCAGGTACTCCCTTCCGCCGAGGAGGTCCTTCCTCTTGATTAGGCCGACGACATGCGGGTTGAGCTTGACGAAGACTCCGAAGCGCTCGACCCTGTCGATTGTCCCCTTGTAGAGACTGCCGATTTCAACGTCCTCGTAGTCGCAGGTCTTGTCGAGTATGAAGACGACCTTGTACTTCCTGAGGCAGTCCGGGCAGACCCACGTCGTTTCCATTCCCGGCTCCCAGGGCTCCTTTATCTTGCCACAGATGTCGCAGACGAGCACCTTGCCCGTTCCGCCACAGGTGGGACAGGTGTCGTAAACCGGGACGGTTCCCTTGCCGTGGCACTCAGGGCAGGGTATCTCATCAACCTCGTCCTCAACGCCGAGGTGGTCGAGGTTCCTGTAACCTTTCAGCTTGTCGCCTATCTTGAAATCAGCTGGAACATAGCCCCAGCCCTCGCAAACGGGGCACTCCTTCTCGCCGACCTTCACCTTTCCCGTTCCGTGGCACTCTGGACAGTCCTTAACCGCCATTCTCTCACCCCGCTTAGGTTACGGCTTTGGCTTAAAAACGTTAGCAGGTTCTCGCTTCTCCTGCCTCCATTTCGTGGTTCGAACCTACATGATGTCCTACACAAATCGCTTAAAAGGGCTAATTGGAAGATTTTTTCATGGTAAAAATGACGGAATGAGCGAATGGAGGGGAAGGCTTTGAGATTCAGGCAGAAGCTCTACCTGGTCCTCATCGGAACCGTCATAGTCATAATGTTACTTATGGCAACCGCTCAATTGAGGGGTATAGAGCGCATGGGCAACACCATGGAAAAGACCATGGGACCCACTATCACTGAACAAGCGGAGAAGATTGCCCTTCTCGAAAGCGAGAAGTACGCGATAACGATAGACGAAAAGCTCCGCCCCCTTCAGCTCGTGGCTGACTCTTACGCACACTCCATAGCGAGTGATTACGCCATAGACAACTATCTACCTGGCTACACTCAGAGTCCCAACTTCTGGAACACCGTTGAGAAGAAGCTAACGGAGCTGAGGGGCTCCGAGGGAGACATAATCAACGCTTACTACGCGGACCACACGGGGAGAATAAAAATAGTACCTCCAGCGAAGCTTCCCTCCGGCTTCAACGCAACCAAATCAACTTGGTACCGAAGGGCCGCTGAGAACGGCTCGTTCTGGATGGAGCCTTACAGGGACGTAATCACGAACAGAACCGTTATAAGCTACATAACCCCAGTCGTTTACAACGGAACCGTTGAGGGCGTTCTCGGGATAGACGTTGATTTCTCATCCCTTTTCAACGAGATTATCTCAACGAGGATTGGAAAAACCGGCTACCTCTTCGTTCTGAGCCCCAACGGGACCGTCATAATACATCCCAACAAGGCCCTGATTCACAGGGTAAACGTTTTCACGAACGAGAGCTACGCGCCCCTTGCCAGTGCCATGAAGCGCGAGGGG includes the following:
- the cas6 gene encoding CRISPR-associated endoribonuclease Cas6, with protein sequence MRFAIRLLPENESYRVPFNHQHQLQGLIYRRIQRVDPDLSLSLHSPKVPKLFTYSLFMTERRTLERCRPYFLGSGRAYFYFSTAVPSIAEAFIGGILQKPEVELWGEKFVVEEVKAVKEPEKLSGRKFVTLSPIAVTTKRVQFGKPRSYDLGPDEPEFYELIKENLREKYLHIFGTNPPEDFEMKVLNAKSKRFEVKRGIYQVAWHLVFRAKGDEGLLKAGYLAGFGEKNSIGFGMVKVNGRKPEGRRRGGGGNRKGEAS
- a CDS encoding DHH family phosphoesterase; the encoded protein is MAVKDCPECHGTGKVKVGEKECPVCEGWGYVPADFKIGDKLKGYRNLDHLGVEDEVDEIPCPECHGKGTVPVYDTCPTCGGTGKVLVCDICGKIKEPWEPGMETTWVCPDCLRKYKVVFILDKTCDYEDVEIGSLYKGTIDRVERFGVFVKLNPHVVGLIKRKDLLGGREYLPGQEIIVQVLDVRPDKREIDLIESPQRHYKTVVVKKELPVTPIAELSKDMAGKTVRIQGRVTQIQVTGGPTVFTITDGTGITWAAAFEAPGVRAYPNINVGDIVEVIGKIAFHSGEIQIEVSDMARLWGPDAARVKQQIEAELDKRAQPKDVGFLIQSEVLEKLKPKIMKAAFMIRRAIFEGRPILLRHHSDTDGYTSGLALEYAIVPLIESISPDPGARWKLFKRRPSRAPFYELEDVLKDIIFMVEDHEKFGDPLPLVVIVDNGGTSEDIPAYKRIKAYGVPIVVIDHHDPREWVSEDKAKVDEYVDVHVNPHHVKRGYYELTAGMLATEVARFVNPDVEDKIKHLPAIAGTGDRSKAPEFYQYLEIAKKAKGLTEEDLKKIAEVIDHEAFYWKFMDGHGIIDEILLLTGNLQRHRELINAIYPEVKEKQEKALKASLPHVKSVVLPNGIRFNTIDVELFAPKFSYPSPGKLSGLIHDHFKEKYGEDSPILTLAYGPDFAVVRASDGMAAYSFDLNEIIPRLQEKLPSAGIEGGGHSYAGSIKFFEGMRKEVLEEFAKEVVKLKRVG